Genomic segment of Apium graveolens cultivar Ventura chromosome 7, ASM990537v1, whole genome shotgun sequence:
attgttaaatatatgatcgAGTGAGgggtgttaaatatatgatcctattggggccttGCTCTAACACATtaagtgttaaatatatgatcttGTTCAGTAACGAGCTCATCTAAAACCTGAAGGTGTTAGAGGAAgaccccaataggatcatatatttaacaaaaattGATAGGGTTGTTGGCTGACTACAATGTCACTATCGAAGCAGGGTCTGAGAAGGGTAAGATGGAACATCGATAAGATGGGAAAAGAACAGGTAGAGTAGTTTTGTATCGAAGCAGGATTTAGGAAGGGTAAGACGGAACAAATAGTAGACAGGAAAAGAATGGATAGGGTGGTTGGGTGACTACTATGTCACTATTACATGCTAAGAGTAGTAATTTTGGACTTCTAGTAATACACTACTTGCTATGAATTTCTGAGTTTTTGAACTTTCTGAATAAAAATGATATGAGTTTAGCTTGAAGGTTTCAAGTAGTAATTAACTCTGCAATTTGAGTGAATAGTGTTTAATTAGATTCTTATATACAATTGCAGGAGCATCAAATGGTATTGGGAAAGAGACCACGCGTGTTCTTGCCTTGCGTGGTGTTCATGTCATCATGGGAGTGAGAAATGTTAAAGCTGGTGAGAGAGTGAAGGAAGAAATACTCCAGAAACATCCTGGTTCTAAAATTGATGTCATGGAGATAGATCTCAATTCTCAAGCATCCATAAGAAAATTTGCTGCTGAATACATAGCCACCGGACGCCCTCTGAACATCCTCGTGTAAGATTTCTGTCTTCTGATTCATGTTCATTCGTAGTGTCTGGTTTCATTTTGTACAGGCTGGGAGATTACGATAACCAAAAGGAAAATGCTTGGTGTACTGAATTGTGTACAAAATTTTGTACAGAATGACATGTGACGGATTTTAATTGGAATGAACCCCCTGTATTCACATTAACAAGTCCAATTAAAACATCTCACGTCAAATGCCATGTCTTTCTGTACAAATTTTGTACACCTAGGACTACTCTGACTGAAATTGCTGTTTTTCTGTTGACAGAAACAATGCAGGGATAATGGCACCTCCATTCACACTCTCCAAGGACAACATTGAACAACAATTTGCAGTTAACCATTTGggtccatttcttttgacaaATATTCTGTTGGACACTATGAAAAAAACAGCCAACGAGTGTGGTAAAGAAGGAAGGATTGTTAACGTAGCATCAGAGCTTCATCGGTATGGGTACAAAGAAGGGATTCGTTTTGACAAAATCAACGACAAAGACAGGCACGTATTGATCATATATGTTTCCATGTAATTGTGACTAAGATAAGACTGCCATTAGTTACAATTTATGAAGATTGTAGTAGTTCATGCTTCTAATATTTTCTCTGATCTTGACTATATTTTCAGTTACAATCCCAATGGTGCATATGGACAGTCCAAGCTATGCAACATATTACACTGTGTTGAGCTCACCAAGCGCCTTAAGGTAGTAATTGATGTGTATTAATATAGCTTGGCCAAAATTCTACTTGACAATTTCTCTTAAGTATTTAGTTCATTTCCCATAAGTGTCTCATCGAGACTCAAACAAATACGTGTAATGTGTTGGCTTAGCGATTTTGCATATGACAAAAGTAATCTTTTACCGCCAACTAAAGCAACAATCTGTTGATCCTTTTTGATTAAGTTACAATGTCGTGGTCGTTTAAATTTAATACATTATGTCATTCCATTTTGCTAAAATTTCAATCATCGCGTTTAGGAGGAAGGAGCAAATGTTACTGCAAATTCACTTCATCCAGGAGTTATCGCAACTAATATCACACAAAACAGCAGTCTAGTTGGTTGTAAGTACTCGAGCCTATAAACTTAAGTGAATAATCTTCACCTGATGCTACTGCAAACTAATGTACTTATGATACTGCTGATAAAATCTGCAGGCATATTTGGCTGTGCACAAGTTTTTCTGAAAAACGTCCCTCAGGGAGCAGCAACTACCTGCTATTTAGCATTGAATCCGAAAGTTAACGGTGTAAGCGGAGAATATTTCATGGACAGCAACAAAGCTAAAGCTAGCTCAATGGCTAGAGATCCAGAATTGGCAAAGAAACTCTGGGACTTCAGCTTGACCTTCACTGAGAACAAATAATTTTCGAGTATATTGTGTGCTAAGATGTCATATACCTAGTAGTAGAACTTTCAAGAGTTTCTCTGTTTTTGGTGTGCATAGATGTAATATACCTAGTATTCTACTGTAGTAGAACTTTCAATATTTTTTGTGTTCTTGGTGTGTATATATTaagctatcaaatatggttgCCCTGTTTTTGAGAGTACTTCTTGAACAAGTTCTTATGGTGTGCCTGGAAATTTAAATGAATATATCTTTATTTTATGTATAGCTTGGCTTTGTCAAATTGTTGCATTGAATCCTTCATCTCGAAACATCaatgaatttaaatttttgatTCCTATCACAATACATATCCGAAAAATTTTATAATATCGAGAATAAGTTCACATCTCGGATTTTCAATCCATTGACAAAATGAATAAATTGTCTCGGGACATTTCACATTTTTACTTCAATAAATCTCATATCATATATCGAGAATAAATTCATATCACGAGTTATTATACTAATTTTAGGTCACTAATTCTATATACTCATAATTAGGTATGAACTTCTATCTTGTTAAGAAGATATattacaaattttatattatCATCTTCTCGAGATAATTTGAGAGCCGATTTTCCTTATCTAAAAATTTATGCATGCAATTTTGCTGAGATTATTTGAGAACAAAATTCCGCATTTCAAGATATTTTGTTTTTCAAATTTATGTGTTCATGTAATACATAAATACTCTCTCCAAATTCGAGATTCGAAAAGATTTAAGATTGTTCAAATTATAAATTTCTTACTTTACCATAAATAAAACCATTACATAAAGGGTCTAGTTTCCCGGCAATAGAGTGTCGGTTAAACTTTATTTAACACACTATTTTATATACGCCGGATTCTATATTTTAAGTACTCACATTCCAGGAATTTTATTTTTACCCTTCCGCGAAAAATATTCGTGAATAGTATTCTTTCTTTTTCACAAAAAATATCCGAGAAAAAGAGAAAAGCCCATCGACGAAAAATATCcgtaaaaagataaaaaaattcTTAAATCTAGACTTTTGAAATAATGATCTAAGAATTAAATAACAACATGTGTTTGACATGACTTATATAAAATCCGATTATTAGGGATTAACGCCCTAACATAAAAAGTCCTGCTAGTAAAATTCCGTAATATTTTTTAAATTGCCACATAATTTTATGCACACTCGAATCATGCCATTTTTCAATTTACTCTAGCAAAATCAACAAAAAAAGTCTCACCGGTAAAACCGTAAAGAAGTCGGTTAAATCAATCTTTTTAACTTGATTGCTTAATTTAATTTCAGGTTCATCATTCGTTTCATTCAAATATATCAAGTATGTTATTATTTTCCGATTTGACTCAATTTGAATACTaatttgaaaatttgtatcaaaTAAATGATCCGCCAATGACTAAATCGATAcaaaattttaactttttaataACTAAATTGATACGAATTTTCAAATTAGTAATCAGATTGAGTCAAACTAAAATATAATGACTTATTTGACACATTTGAATGAAATAAATGATAATTTGATATTTTCCGGATAATTtaatcatttttttttatttttgccAAAGTTAAGAAAAAAAAACACACTGATACACACTTACAGTTATACACAGCTAAAAATATATTGGAGTCTCTTGGCGGCACTAATTTTCTGACCTTCTCTTCATCTCAAGAATCAAATCCAACCCAATTGAAGTCCACCCGTTTCAGTTTTGACCCGACCCGGAAAAACCATTTCTTGAAAAATTTGCTAAAGGTATGATTTTCATGAACAAAATTGGGTTTAATTAATGTGAAGTTGAAATGTTTTATATTTACAATTCATTGTGTAGAACAAGAAATAATCTTGTAAAATGTTGTAAAGTTAGTAGTTTGATTAGGCCATTTAGTTGTGAAGGTGTTTGTGCTCATTTTTCAACAAGGTCATGGCAAAATTTTGGTGGGAATTCTTGTTTTGATGCTAATGTGTGTACCCAATTGGTTGATAAGGATGGTGGGGGAGATGGGTGTGTTGGAGATGGGAAAATGGGTGGTGAGGAATGTAAAGATTTGATTTTTAGTAAAACCGGAAGTTTCGGTTTTGAgggtggtggtggtggtgatGATAAGGATGATTTTGATGGTGGTGGAGATTGTAGAAAGGGGAAAATGGGTGGTGGGGAGTTTAAAGATTCGATTTTTAGTGGTAGTGGAAGCTTCGGTTTTGATGGTGGTGATGATGGTTTTGAGGATTCTGAAGAAGAAGAGGGAGAGGATGGTGATGgtgatgataatgatgatgagTTTAGGGTGTTGGAGACGTATGATAGGAATAGGAAAGAAAGGGGGGATATTAGTAGAGTTGAAGTGAGGGAAGATGAATCGAGAAACCCTTTGGTGAAAGAAATTTGTAGATTGATAGATCGTAGGTCGGCTTGGACTCCGAAACTTGAAGGTGAGTTAAGGCATTTGTTAAGGAGTCTGAAGCCTCAGCAAGTTTGTGCTGTACTACGTGCTCAGGCGGATAAACGGGTGGCATTGAAGTTCTTTCATTGGGCTGATAGACAGTGGCGGTATAGGCATGACCCTATTGTGTATTATGAGATGCTTGAGGTTCTCAGTAAAACTAAGCTTTGCCAGGATGCAAAACGGGTTCTTAGGCTTATGACACGTAGAAGGATCATGCGTAGACCGGAAGCTTTTGGTTATGTGATGGTTTCTTACAGCCGGGCTGATAATACGAGGAAAGCACTGCAGGTGTTAACGTTTATGCAAAAAGCTGGTATTGAACCTGATTTAGGTATATGTAACACTGCGATATATGTTCTGGTGAAGGCGAAAAAGATGGAGAAGGCACTGAGATTCTTGGAGCGCATGCAGTTGGTAGGGATTACACCTAGTGTTGTTACATACAATTGCTTGATTAAGGGTTATTGTGACGTGCAACGTATTGAAGATGCAATAGAGCTAATTTCTGAAATGGCTATAAAGGGTTGCTCCCCTGATAAAGTTAGTTACTATACTGTGATGGGATTTCTCTGCAAGGATAAAAGAATCGAAGAAGTGAAGGAATTGTTGGAGAAAATGACGAAGGAACATAATCTGTTGCGTGACCAGGTGACATACAACACACTCATACATGCGCTAACTAGGCATGGCTATGGAGATGAAGCTATAAGTTTCTTAAGAGAAGCAGAAGCTCAAGGGTTTTGCATTGATAAGGTTGGGTATAGTGCAATTGTTCACTCGTTATGCCAGGCAGGAAATATGGACAAAGCAAAAGAAGTTGTTAATGAAATGTTCTCAAAAAGTTGCATCCCTGATGTAGTCACTTACACTGCTGTAGTAAACGGGTTTTGTCGTATAGGAAAGGTGGATCAGGCTAAACAGTTAATTCAACAGATGCACAAGCATGGTTGCAAGCCCAACACTGTATCATATACTGCTCTGCTAAATGGGCTCTGTCGGAATGGAAATACATCTGAGGCAAGAGAGATGATGAACATGAGCGAGGAGGAGTGGTGGACCCCCAATGCCATTACATATAGTGTTGTGTTGCATGGATTTCGGAGGGAAGGAAAGTTGTCTGAGGCATGTGATGTAGTCAGCGAAATGATTGGAAAGGGATTTTATCCAACTCCAGTTGAAATTAATTTGTTAATTCAGTCTCTTTGTAAGGAGGGAAGAGCTGATCTGGCAAAGTTGTTTATGGATGAGTGTTTGAAGAAAGGATGTGCTGTCAATGTGGTGAATTTCACAACTGTTATTCATGGTTTCTGTCAAAATGATGACCTAGATGCTGCTCTGTCAGCATTTGATGATATTTATTTAAGTAACAAGCACCCTGACGCAATCACATATACAACCATTATTGATGCATTAGGAAAGAAAGGTAGAATAGAAGAGGCAACTGAAATGGCATATAAAATGCTCCATCGAGGTTTGCTTCCTACACCGGTGACATACAGGACTGTGATCCACCGGTTTTGCCAGCATGGCAGGGTGGATGATCTATTGAAACTGATCGAGAAGATGCTATCGAGGCAAGCATGCAAAACAGCATATAGCCAGATTGTTGATAAACTTTGTACCTTTGGAAACCTTGATGAGGCTTATAGGCTATTGGGAAAAATTTTGAGGACAGCTTCAGTGGTTGATGCAAAGTCATGTCATTTACTTATTGAAAGTTATCTGAAAAATGGAAATGCATTAGCATCCTATAAAGTGGCTTGTCGAATGTTTGGTCGCAATCTGGTTCCTGATTTGAAGTTGTGTGAGAAGGTGTGCAAAAGATTGATGTTAGATGGAAACATGAAAGAGGCTGATAATCTTATGCTATGTTTTGTTGAGCGTGGAAGAATGTCACCAGAGCGTATGCAGGATTTTCAAGCCTAGGGAGAGGTATTTAAGTGTGAGTTTATCAATACGAGCTACTAGGGAGCATTACATTAGAAATTTCTTCGAAGGAAAACTGTCAAGGATCAAAGCGGGGTGCAGGTACACTTGgctaaatatatttttttttctgcTACTTTACAATAAATTTCAACCTTATAAGGAAAATTGTGTGTCTAACTTCATCACAAAATTCTGCAATTCATCCATTTGTCAGTTCAAAGTTTAAAACTATGCATAAGTTGCAATTACTGTAGTCAGAGGTTCTTATTTTTCTCACTTGATATCTGTCGATAACTTTGATTTATTATTCTTATCTATTACTGACTATGTAGATAAAATTCATCAATCTGATCAGATGTACATGCCTTGCCAATATTTGTGGAGCCAAGAAATTCTGATAGTTTACCTGTTACTTGAGAAATATATGTGCTGCAATTGGCCATGGTGTCGTATGCTTTATTTTTTTAAAGTGCATATATGGATTACATACATTACCCTGAGTGCTCCACATAATTCGAAATCAGAAGACGAACAATTTGCTGTTATTGTTAAAATCAGATGTGTTGTAATTACTAGTATTATCATAATGGATTGTTCCCTGGGGAAGAAAATCATTATGCATTGTCGCTGCTGCTTTTGTTTTATTCATGTACCAGCTGAAAATCTATAGCTGCAGCAATGGACAAACTAAAAGCTTTACCAAGATGCCACGAACAGTTAGAAAGACTACTAATCCTTTAAAATTCTTTTTGCAAACTTATAATTAGTAAAAAATTGAAAACACGACCTTATAATATTGGCAATATACACTAGCTCATCACATAAAGTCCTTGTAGTAACTATCGTTAATGATAAATAAAGTTAATTAAAAGGGTTAATTCTACAATATATCTCTTATAAATTTAAGTACCGAACTGTTTATAATTGTTTTCAGGGTTTTATATGACTAGAATATGTTTTAGGATGAACCGATTATTTTTTTTCATCTGAACATAGAATGACAACTATTGTCCAACCAGGCCCTGATTAGCCTGATCACTATTGCAATATATTTCCCTTTTGAAGAATGCTATTGTTGGATGTAAACTAAAAGATCTATGTACATATTTTCTACTTAATGAGATTCTGTAGAATTTTTTGTTTGCATTTTTAATTATACGTCTTTTGACAGGTATGTCAACAGAGACTTAGAAATTGACCCACCATGTGATAGATATTGGCTACATATAGGATGCCAAATAGTCACTGTAAACAATTTGCGGTTTCATAAAAAAAATCTACTTGTGTGTGAGTTATTCTTGGATTTGCAAAGTTCTTTTTAACAAACTGAGTGTTAAAATGTTGCAGAACCATATCTTGACAACTGGCGAAGATTGTCAAGTTCTTGAGATGTTTTAGTATAAACAGTTTTATAAGTAAAAAACTTTTTATAGCACAATCTTAGTAGCAAAGTTCACTATGTGAATCTAAGAAAAATGATATCCAATACATTCATGATGGGGAAGATACATCTCCAGAAGTGTCTTTTTATTATTTGCAAATTTAgtgtttattttattatatcaAGAAAAACATTTTTTAAGATCACTTTTTTCGTCCAAGTAGAAAATAGCTCTGTACTGAATAAAATTACTCAATGGCTATGTGTGCACTAAGAAGTAACTTGGACATTAAATATTTATTTGACTGGTAGAGCTGATATTTTCCAGAAAGATTAATGGCCAATCAAATCTATGGAAAATGCTCCACTGCAATATGCTTGCAAGTTGCTTAAAAGTTAAAGGTAAAGATTTCTAACCTTGTATAAGATGGGTTTATTGTATGTCGAGAGTAAAAACTATATATACCTAGTGGACATTTGTATGCTTTACATCATGTCTTGTTACATACATAAATTGTCATTCTTTTGTGTTCAGTTGCTAAATCAGGAAGGTGGAAATGTGGGTGCATATCGGCTTCGTATGGGGTTGTCAGTTGTCACTAATATCGTGCAAAAAGTGGTCTTTTTGTTTGTAAGTATACAAATCTCTA
This window contains:
- the LOC141671412 gene encoding uncharacterized protein LOC141671412, producing the protein MFYIYNSLCRTRNNLVKCCKVSSLIRPFSCEGVCAHFSTRSWQNFGGNSCFDANVCTQLVDKDGGGDGCVGDGKMGGEECKDLIFSKTGSFGFEGGGGGDDKDDFDGGGDCRKGKMGGGEFKDSIFSGSGSFGFDGGDDGFEDSEEEEGEDGDGDDNDDEFRVLETYDRNRKERGDISRVEVREDESRNPLVKEICRLIDRRSAWTPKLEGELRHLLRSLKPQQVCAVLRAQADKRVALKFFHWADRQWRYRHDPIVYYEMLEVLSKTKLCQDAKRVLRLMTRRRIMRRPEAFGYVMVSYSRADNTRKALQVLTFMQKAGIEPDLGICNTAIYVLVKAKKMEKALRFLERMQLVGITPSVVTYNCLIKGYCDVQRIEDAIELISEMAIKGCSPDKVSYYTVMGFLCKDKRIEEVKELLEKMTKEHNLLRDQVTYNTLIHALTRHGYGDEAISFLREAEAQGFCIDKVGYSAIVHSLCQAGNMDKAKEVVNEMFSKSCIPDVVTYTAVVNGFCRIGKVDQAKQLIQQMHKHGCKPNTVSYTALLNGLCRNGNTSEAREMMNMSEEEWWTPNAITYSVVLHGFRREGKLSEACDVVSEMIGKGFYPTPVEINLLIQSLCKEGRADLAKLFMDECLKKGCAVNVVNFTTVIHGFCQNDDLDAALSAFDDIYLSNKHPDAITYTTIIDALGKKGRIEEATEMAYKMLHRGLLPTPVTYRTVIHRFCQHGRVDDLLKLIEKMLSRQACKTAYSQIVDKLCTFGNLDEAYRLLGKILRTASVVDAKSCHLLIESYLKNGNALASYKVACRMFGRNLVPDLKLCEKVCKRLMLDGNMKEADNLMLCFVERGRMSPERMQDFQA
- the LOC141671416 gene encoding short-chain dehydrogenase TIC 32, chloroplastic-like, which translates into the protein MWIFGLNGKSGFSARSTAEQVTKGVDGTGLVAIVTGASNGIGKETTRVLALRGVHVIMGVRNVKAGERVKEEILQKHPGSKIDVMEIDLNSQASIRKFAAEYIATGRPLNILVNNAGIMAPPFTLSKDNIEQQFAVNHLGPFLLTNILLDTMKKTANECGKEGRIVNVASELHRYGYKEGIRFDKINDKDSYNPNGAYGQSKLCNILHCVELTKRLKEEGANVTANSLHPGVIATNITQNSSLVGCIFGCAQVFLKNVPQGAATTCYLALNPKVNGVSGEYFMDSNKAKASSMARDPELAKKLWDFSLTFTENK